The genomic DNA TGGGGAGGGTACCTGGCTGAGCGATCCTGGCAAGGGTGGGGCTGCTTTACTCTGACGTTGTGATGGGTATGCGTAGGCCTTGCAGGAATCCGTCAGTGACCTAGCTGTGTTTCCAGCGTGCTGACGAAGTGGCGAAGGCGTGCCTGCTCCTCGGGCCGCGTGCTGATGAATTCAAGGCCGAACTCGTGGTCTTTGGCCCACCGAACTGCCGCTTGATCAACTTTCAGCGGATCTTCCTGGTCAGGAAGGTAGATATGTAGTGCCAAATGCATACCGTTGTACACATTGGTCTTGCGGGCAACCCCACAGCTGCCCACTGAGAGATTGGCTACAGCCCCGGCTTCAAAGGTTTTGTCACCTGAAGAAGAAATGGCACACTGAATCGCAAAACGCGGGTGCTTGCGTTTTTCCATGGATATTTCCCTCTGTTTGTCCGTTTCCCACAGGGCAAGTCGCAGCCGTTGAAGGACGCAGGCGTTCTGCCGGCTTTGCTGTCACCTCGTCCCTGGCATGTCCACAGGTTGGTGAGGGTCACTCTCTGCTCCCTGACCCCGCCCGGCCCGCGTTCTCTCATCTGTTCGACGTTCCCCGTTGGACCCTCACCCAGGTCATGTAAGTTTGTAGGCGAGGTAGTTTCGCAGCTGCCGTATCGTCATGACCCGCACCTGCGCGTCTTCAAGACTTTCCAGAGGTAGGGGAAGAGACTCCATGACGACAAGGATGCCCAGGTCTGCGCTTTCTTCTTTGAGTCCCTCCCGAAGTTGATCTACCGCCGCTCGCACCAGCGAGATTGGGACCCCTCCAATCCATGGCTTGACCGCAATCAAGAGTTGTTTGCCTCTGATCTCGGCCATGAAGTCTCCCCCAATCGGGCGCGGCTCACCGAGCTTCAGACGCGCGCCCCCCTTCTGCAGGACCCAGACAACCTCTTCCTCAAAGGTAATTCCGGCCTTGAGGGACAGTGTGCTGCCGCTTTCTTCCTGTGCCTCGCGAATCCTCAAGACCAAAAGGACCAGGAGAATGGCCAGGGTG from Candidatus Methylomirabilota bacterium includes the following:
- a CDS encoding PilZ domain-containing protein, with amino-acid sequence MEKRKHPRFAIQCAISSSGDKTFEAGAVANLSVGSCGVARKTNVYNGMHLALHIYLPDQEDPLKVDQAAVRWAKDHEFGLEFISTRPEEQARLRHFVSTLETQLGH